A genomic window from Parasteatoda tepidariorum isolate YZ-2023 chromosome 10, CAS_Ptep_4.0, whole genome shotgun sequence includes:
- the LOC107442635 gene encoding enhancer of mRNA-decapping protein 3, with the protein MSTLWTGSIVSVDCGDVLGVFEGEISNVDDLNQTLSLINVSRNSTKCQVPEVTLSTLDIKSLKLIESTVKKNKQTNTVEKSAFSSPTKNGCSSSPVLLDSQKKKGENKKKNGKRADPKKWLKERDEACFSATVDSETFDTDFDFEKNLALFDKKAVFEEISALCKMDHVKLVDCNKKGQTKYRHDENVLNNDVPILKQISVSCQSNKEYVTDSGLVVPSVTMEFKNLLYEKAELVGLTPQVRLEMIGRAATEMVLQLVGGCHRLTPQNTHQRPTVVILCGLHVQGAQAVNCGRQLANHCVNVSLLTPSQSVEHQSEVTRELKLYKLSDGNMVYNVTALPPTVDIILDALEPHSPSNSIDNKQWLQTARAWAKQSKAPVMGLDPPPDYVSSGLKYLLTPVLPLAYKNDQCSIYICDIGLPKKLFDSINGCTYSSPFGSKFVIPLYLRNDQR; encoded by the exons atgtcaACTTTATGGACTGGAAGCATTGTATCAGTAGATTGTGGTGATGTCCTTGGAGTTTTTGAGGGAGAAATTTCAAACGTGGATGATTTAAACCAAACCTTATCTTTAATCAATGTTAGTAGAAATTCAACTAAATGTCAAGTTCCTGAGGTAACTCTGAG tACTCTTGATATTAAGAGCTTAAAGCTCATTGAATCTActgttaaaaagaataaacaaacaaatactGTTGAGAAGTCTGCTTTCTCATCACCTACAAAAAATGGGTGTTCTAGTTCACCAGTTCTTTTAGACAgccaaaaaaagaaag gggaaaacaagaaaaaaaatggaaaaagagcTGATCCCAAAAAATGGCTTAAAGAGCGAGATGAAGCTTGTTTTAGTGCTACAGTCGACAGCGAGACCTTTGATACAGATTTtgactttgaaaaaaatcttgccTTATTTGACAAGAAGGctgtttttgaagaaataagtGCACTATGTAAAATGGATCATGTTAAATTAGTTGACTGTAATAAGAAAGGTCAAACAAAATATCGTCATGAtgagaatgttttaaataatgatgtaCCGATTCTGAAGCAAATTTCTGTGTCATGTCAGAGTAACAAAGAATATGTAACTG attcTGGACTGGTGGTGCCTAGTGTTACAATGGAGTTTAAAAACCTCCTCTATGAAAAAGCTGAACTGGTCGGATTAACTCCACAGGTTAGATTGGAAATGATAGGGCGTGCTGCTACTGAAATGGTTCTACAATTAGTTGGTGGTTGCCATCG TCTGACTCCACAGAATACCCATCAGAGACCAACGGTCGTTATTTTATGTGGTCTGCATGTTCAAGGAGCTCAGGCTGTCAATTGTGGTCGTCAATTAGCTAATCATTGTGTAAATGTTTCACTTTTAACTCCTTCACAATCTGTTGAACATCAATCTGAGGTAACAAGGGAGTTAAAATTATACAAGTTAAGTGACGGCAATATGGTATATAATGTAAcag cattaCCTCCTACTGTTGACATTATACTTGATGCACTAGAACCTCATAGCCCCAGCAATTCCATTGACAACAAACAATGGTTACAGACTGCTAGAGCCTGGGCAAAACAGTCAAAAGCTCCAGTCATGGGCTTGGACCCCCCACCTGATTATGTGTCTTCAGGTTTAAAGTACTTACTGACTCCAGTACTTCCATTAGCCTATAAGAACGATCAGTGTAGCATTTATATTTGTGATATTGGACTTCctaaaaaactatttgacaGTATTAATGGCTGTACATATTCTTCACCCTTCGGGTCGAAGTTTGTTATTCCCCTGTACCTGAGAAATGATCAACGGTGA